Genomic window (Corticium candelabrum chromosome 3, ooCorCand1.1, whole genome shotgun sequence):
TCTGcgaataattttattataacaTTTTGGGCAAATTTGgctttgtgtcacgtgatcagtTCAACGCATGCGTGTTAATATTTTCTGTTTCTTCGATTGACAGCGCGAACGTCGATGGGTTTTGTTTTTCGGAACGATCCATGTGGCGTTGCTTGTGTAGTTGTAACGTTTCTTCTCGTTTTGTATGCCGATTTTGTGGTTGTAAAAGTTTTAGTTCCTTCCTACGAGACCAGGTACGTTCTAATATTACGTCACAGTGACGTTCTAGCAGCTAAGTCGATGCTTTCATATTCGCAATCGTTTCTAAAGTAGAACTACGTGTGTACGTTAGCTTTGACGTTGGGTGGGTAGGTGAGTAAGCACGTGGGCAGGGGTAGGGGATGGTGACGTACTGAGCGTTTCATTCATTGATTCTGTCGTTTTGTAGTTCTTGGTCGACTGTACATTCTCTCGTGTTTAATATAATCGTAGTGCTTATTATTATATCTCATGTAAGAGCCGTATTGGGCGATCCAGGTGGGCAAATCGATATTTGTGTGTCTTTACTATGGCAATTCATTTGCAATCTCGTTGATTTGTAGGTCAAGTTCCTTTGGCTTCGACGAAACTCGACTTTTCGGAAGTCCGCTTGGGCGGTCAATCGAAGGtgaggagtgtgtgtgtgtgtgtgtgtgtgtgtgtgtgtgtgtgtgtgtgtgtgtgtgtgtgtgtgtgtgtgtgcgtgcatgcgtgcgtgtgtatttctgtgtctgtctgtctgtctgtgtgtctgtctgtctgtgtgtctgtctgtctgtgtgtgtgtctgtgtgtgtgcgtgctcgcgcgcgcgtgtgttgcTCTTGGGGTGACATTGTGTCACGTGCCTTGAAATGGATTGGTTTCTTGCTGGACAGGCAGCAGTATAGTGAGGTACACATGGATataaacaaacggacagagaGATGAACATACTCACACACTAGGGGCAGATTTAGGCTACATTCCTGACGTTCCGGAACACAGTCAGACTTTTCTAAAAACAAGGCATGCCCGTAGTAGAAGTCAACAGAACGAATTTGTCGATGTCTAAAGTGTGCTACATACTTCCTGTACAAAAGGAATATCTTTGGCTTGTTGTCGGATGCATTGCACAGTCGATATAAGACATGATGATTCTAGAAACGTCATGGGCCATGATGGCTTTGGAGGAGAGTGAGTAAACACCGTTTAGAAGAGTGGTTTGGAAATGCCCCAAACACATGGGACTTGGCAGAGAAGACGAAGCCATGAGGAAATGAAAGGAAATGAACATGATAAAATCATGATGTACACGTGTGACTGTGTACAGGGATGGGGTTTAATCATGTGAAATATGtgaaatttgaaatgatgAGGAGCCTACGAATATTCCATGTAATTTTTGGAACTTAGTCCGGAAATCTCTGgatcagacacacacacacacacacacacacacacacacacacacacacacacacacacacacacacacacacacacatatgacacacacacacacacacacacacacacacacacacacacacacacacacacacacacacacacacacacacacacattcattcattcattcattcattcattcattcatatatatttgagagatattaccatcacaacagataaatttctaaaataaaataacCAGGGCCAAGAGCCCCTACTACGATTTAGCTAAAACCAAAAAACCCTCCAGCTGGCAGGCTATCAGTTTCCTGGCCAAATTGATGTTTTGCCCACAATGCTGAGGATCTTGTTGTGTATCATCTGTGCATTTTCTTTctggagacagacagctaaCCGGATGGACCAATCCCTCTTAAAGTGGCTGGAAGAAACGTTTGAGACAGATGGTGCCAACAATGAAGGTTCTTTTAGTGTCTCTTCAGCTCCTTCCCCCCATCTTCTGTAGACCTCGATAGCAATAGGTCGGAAAAGGTGTCCAAGGTTAGACGCCTTGGTCAGGTATTTTgtgttcttctctttctccttAGCAGTTGCAGCAAATCCAGCTCTTTCACTGCTACCTGATAAGTTAGTCTTTGACCATGGGTGGGTTACGGTGATGTCGAGCAACAACTTGCCATCATGGTAGTTGTAAACTGCAATATCAGGGCGTTGCTTGCCTTCGAATTGAGCCGTGATCTCTTTCTTACAACAGAAATCTACAGATCGCAGCATGTCGTAGTAGCTATCCAGAAAGTGATCGTGATGACGAATGGGGCCACTACCAAACTTGCATGTTAGGAGATGGTAACCTTTCTGATCAACGTCCTTACCACATTGGTTGATACATTTCTTGATACTACTCAGCTGAGGAAGGGACACTCCAAGTCGCATATAAGCTGCAGTACAAAACTGAGCATTTGTAAGACTAAAATTTTGCGAACAAGAAATTGCCTCAAGCCATTTCCCAGCCAATTCATTCATTGTCCGCTACTCGTGTACGAGTTCATGACTTTTCTACTGATTAGAATTCAACCACTTGCgtgcttgttcatgtgcatagagACCAATATGAGAATGACAATCACAATGACAGATGGTgcatacatattgacttgtagTTACTCCTTGTGCCATTTGCTGATGTATGTGTCGTTGTTCTGCTAATTTTTCATTCTTTCATTCTCAAACTTCTTCAGACCAGATGACACTTTCTTCCTCCAAACCAAACGATCAGACGCCAGTAACTCCCAATTGTCCTGATTGATGCCCACATTCTGCAGATGATGACGCGACATGTCTTTATATCTAAGTTTTTGGCCACTATTTATTCTCTTAGCAGTTAACAACTGTCCATAGAACACTTGCTTTGATAGCCTCctgtcattcattcttgtTACATGACCGACccattgtagttgttgttttgttatcatACATTCAATTCCTGTCATACCAGATTGTTTCAGAACCTCACTATTTGTCACTCTTTCACTTCAATGAATTCGCAAGATACGacgcagacaacgaagatggaatttttcaagttctttaatgtttctcTTGTAAAGCGTCTATGATTGTGACCCTTACAATTCTTACAAGTAAGAGTTGTAAGAATGACTGCCTTGTATACtttgattttagtttttaCTTTGATACCTCTTTGACTCTGCAGCCTCTTTTGAAATGCACCATATaatctgtttgctttttgcaagCATGTAGCAATGTCAGTATTTACGGTGCAATCATCAGAGATGACACTGCCAAGATAAGAAAATGTATATACTTTCTTTAATGCTTCttcagaaacaaagatatCATCAGCTGTTGTTTCTGCTCCTGGAGCAGGTTGAAACAAACATTCTgttttttttatattaatttgtaaGCCAAAGCTGACAGCAGCATTGTTGAAGCAGGAGTCTATGTGTTGCATTTCTTTAGCAGAGTGTGCTACAAGAGCACGGTCGTCTGCATATAGTAACTCACGAAACTTTGtaattgatgtcttggttttTGCCATAAATCTCTGAATGTTGTAGAATTTGCCATCTATACGATACTGTACAGACACACTTTGATCTCCTACACAATGATTCATTTTTGTTaacattgcacacacacacacacacacacacacacacacacacacacacacacacacacacacacacacacacacacacacacacacaacgaacagatagacagacagacaggaggaCAGCCAGATAGAAAAATTGCAGGTCATTTATTGAAACTCAGTAATGTCTAGGATGATAGTTCGGATGACTCACTGGTCAAAACCAGTTGGACACTGTGCAGCAAATGTGAGACATACAGACCTCCGAGAGCACATCACTGCAGGTAGTTTGAAGCAAAATTTATTGTAGacaatgtatgtatatcatgTTGTGTGGGTAGGACGTGCAGGCGATGTATTAGAAAGATGGACCATCATTGCCCATGGTACGACGTCGTGCAAGAAattttgttatgtttgtgttgctgtgtggGACAATGTTGGTCTTTGCTGTAGGATCAACAATTGTGTTGGAGAATTCAACCAGAAATACTtccttctgtttctgttgtacACAGGTGAGAGGTAACGGGGCTTGTTGATCACatggaagtgtgtgtgtgtgtgtgtgtgtgtgtgtgtgtgtgtgtgtgtgcgtgcgtgtgtgtgtgcatgtgatataactcagttggttagagagtcatcttacggagtgattacatccgtgaccttgcagggttgcaggttcaagtcacagtgatggcgagctatggcataatttccttgggcaagaaacttacacacaattgcctctcttgactcggGAGTataatgagtacctggtctttgactggggtggcaaaggcctccgggtgcgactttgggtgcccacaccacagtgggcgtcgcagtcggtgcttttgcgagcacctggccaggctccaggagattgcttagcggggcccatagctcctgtttagtgcacaggaacccagccatctggctgggggcattaccgtgtgacagcagctccttatccatttgtcattttgccgtgtgtgtgtgtgtgtgtgtgtgtgtgtgtgtgtgtgtgtgtgtgtgtgtgtgtgtgtgtgtgtgtgtgaaaacgATAGTAACTAATACTTGTGTCGTCTAATCCTTACGATTTTGCATAGGTGTCGGTTGTGCTTACGCGTTTATCTTAACTATTGCTTGTTGGATTACACAATTCGGTCACAAGCAAGTCGATTCCTCTTCCTCCATGTAAGTGATTTTCACACTCAGAAATTATTGGAAATATATTTaacataatatactgtattgtATGATGACAGCGTGTGCTCCATGTTTCTCATCATAGAATGCGTCCTATTTTTTCTATTCGTCATTCTTATTGGCTGCGATCAagtcagttaattaaacagtcacatgttttttggtttgtgtgtaCGAGCGAGTGTACTGCTGCTGCACAGATTCAGGGAATATTTGAGGATTCGACACAAGTAGAGCAGGTGCAGCGGAAGATGCCGCACAGAAGTCCAAAATCGAAGATGGCTCTTCTAACGGAAGTCTTTGGACGTGGTGAGTAACAATCAAACCGCTAACATCTTGACATCACACGACATCGATTGTGTAGACATACAGTGATACACTGCAACAGACATGTGAGCATCAACGAGACTGCGTTTGTGTATTATGTGTtaagtaatttaattaattgtatgcactACCCAGTGTTGCCATCGTTTGGGAATTGGTGTGTCTTGTATAGGGAAGCATAAAGCTTATAGTATTGTAGAAATGCTGTGTTATGATCATGTTAGGCATTGAGGGTCACAGGGGGGCTGTGGTTGTGGTACCCCATAGTGGCCACAGTATGTGGGTTAGGATTTAGTGATTTATCTACTTTGTTTGGGGCATTCAGTTAAGCCACTGACTTATCCTGtgtacactcaaactcccATCTACCGGACACTTAATCATGTTACGTGTTTATACAGTGGACCACGTGGCCTATAAAGAGAGTCTCTTTAACAAACGTTGAACACTTAGTTTTGTCCCAAAAATTTAGTTTTAACGACCGTTTCCAGTGACATAGACTCTAAGAGAATGAATATGTAATGACTGTATGTATGACATTCTGCGGTGCATGCTTTGAAATATGGATCGAGGTATAGAGGTAAAGGTACAATGTGCTTTGAGAACGGTGGAGTGTTCCAAGAACTGGACAATTTCGATTTATGAACAGTGCCCGTGTCCCAAGCTGCCTGGCTGCCCGGATAaggggagtttgagtgtatTGTATGTCGTTTAGCTTATGACATGCGAGTGCTTGTTGGGTTTGAAAGCAATCttacttgttttgtcattACTGAATGAGGTGCGTGCGGTGAGTACCCTGTTTTACATCCATTCGTTGGACTGTTTATGTGGACTGTATAGGTCCATTTAGGTAGGCAAAAATAATTCCACACTGATCTTTGAGGTCAACTTGCAGTCTGCTAGTTATGGCCATGTAGACCATGgctgttaatgtgtgtgtgtgtgtgtgtgtgtgtgtgtgtgtgtgtgtgtgtgtgtgtgtgtgtgtgtgagtgtgtgcgcacgcgcgtgtgtgtctgtgtgtgtgtgttgggttTTGTACACGACGACTTCTTAGAACACCCAGTGGAAAGTCCATCAGAGTCGATTCCATAACATTCCCACCCAGGGATGGACGAAATGGATGCACTGTTTTAAGAGTTCCTTTTAATAGATATTCCATTATTTGCTTCTCGATATCCTTAGTCATTTGGCTTCTGTACTCATTTGGCCTCTAATGTTAGTGACCCTTTTGTACTGATCGCTGCAATGATAAGTATAATGTATGACATAGAATCATATGATTaggtttgtactgtagtatgagTCACATCTCTGGCATATTGGTGGGATGCGTAGAGAATAACTTGCTGTTGACACTGTCTGCATGTACTAATGGGTCACCAGTAATATGAGACCAACTGTAAAACCACATACAGCACACTAAAAGCACATTGTCTACCACAACATTGTGCTTCCATAGACAACACGTTTTGTGAGTCTACTGAGCAGTAAGTTGAATGGTCTCACTGTGCCCTTGTCCAGACGTTAGGCTGCATGCTGATGTAGATCTCGATCCTAATTGGTCCCAATTTGATCTGTGTAGTACATTAGCGCCTTGTGAAGGATCCAGACGCATGAGGTCTGAGTGGGAGGTCGGTTGGTATTGCGATTTCCAGTAAGATGGTACTCGTTACCACACAAATTACCACacagcgcgcgcgcgcgcgcacacacacacacacacacacacacacacacacacacacacacacacacacacacacacacgggcgtTAAAGACTCTTGGCAGCCCTTTGCTCCTTTTCTGTAGACACAGAAATAATATCTATTACCTTGTCCACACGTGTATGCCTACTGCACGCATGTTGACTCTGATTATCATGTTTTTTCCCCTTCTCTCCCAGGACGCAAGTGTCTCTGGCTCTTACCGGTTGCTCCACGTCTATCCAACTCGACGAGCAGCCACCACTGGGACGCATAGACAAGACAAGACCACAACTTGAATGCGTACAATAGCAGCCATTCATGGAGGCATGTTTGCTATGCAAGTACACGCCGCAACGGCATTGTTTACgcttatatttaattaaaagaaagctTGTAATAATCCAGAGGGCGTCTTATTATGCTCATGCGTCCTGTATCTCTTACATAGTCTCATACTAAGAAAAAAACGCGAAAAAATACTAAAGAAAAACACTCTGCTCTCTACACTGTCGTTTCCGAGTTGACCTTGAGGTGGAAACCTCTCCCGTACTCTTTGCCTTTGATGATGCGTAACTCCGGGAGGTCGCTTATCTCGACGATGAGACTCACCTCGACGTTTTGCAGTCGGAATTCCAAACCTCCCGAGATTGCTCTGCCGCCTGACTGGTCGAGGAGGCGCCACGAGTGGGGCGTGGCGTCGCCGTCGGCCTCGCGGTCCCGCTCGCGTTCTATTTCTAATGTCGTCGGAACGGCGAAGTAGCGCTGGAGGAAGGCGCGTGAGCTCATGTCGAGTCGCAGACAGCGCGACAAGTGGTTGACGACCGACTCCGCACTGTGGCGCGACTGTTGCCGCGTCGCGCGTAAGTACTTCTGTAGAGCTCGCGCCATGCTCGGAAAGATGGCCGCCGCCGCCTCGTCGGCGCCCATCATCGCGCCGCCCGTCGCTCTCGTCGGTTTGATGAGATTGAAACTCTCGTCGACGGCGGCAATCAGTCGTGCGCGTCGTCGCTCGATTTTCTTCTCGTTCTCCGACTCCTCGGCGACGCGCTCGTCGAGATTCACCCGTCGGCTCTTTCCGCCGCGTCGGGAGTTCGACGGCGGGCGTCGGGAGCGACTCGAGATGCTCACCGACGTCGGGTCCGCCTCTCCGATGACGTCGATGTCGTAGAACTTGAGACCGGAGACGTGGTTTTTGTAAGCGCGAGGCGACGACTGCCTCGCGAAGGCGAGCATCGATGCGTGGGCGTCGGGAAAGTCGCGGTAGTAAGCGTTGACGACGTCGTAGGCCGTCTCCTGCACGCTCTGTCGGCCGACGTTGTACGAGCGCGACCAGCCGTCGGAGTTGCGCGTGACCTTGACGTTGTATCGCGCGCGCAAGCGCCCAATCTCGATCATGATGACGGCGACATAGTGGAGAAAAAGCTCGGCGTCGAGTAGAGAGTTAGCGAATCGAAGTATGACGTTATAGTCGGGCTCCTTCTCTCCCGCCAACACGAGACCGAAGAACAGCCAATAGGCGACGAGGACGACGACACAGAGTAGCAATGCGAGTGACCGCATCCGATGTATTGACGGGCCCGTCGCGCGTGGCTTTCTCAGCAACAGGACGCACACGCCGACAAACAAAACGAGTAGACGAACACCAAAACTGACGATTAACGTCCCGCACTCGTTGTTACACTCTGATTTCGTCTCCGTCGCCACTTCCCAGCTCGGCGATAGAGGCGCGCACACAAACACTATCGGAGTGAGCAGCGCGAGGCAGCCGATTGTGAGACTCCAGAAGTAGTGGCAGCCGCACAGCGGCGCCCTCGTCGCGTGTCCAAGATCGTCGTCGTCGCCGCCGTGAATGAAGAATGGGCCACGTCCGAGGGCGCTCGCTGAGTCGCCTCCGTCCGCTCTCGAGCCAGTCGTCGCGCTCACGTTCGACGCCTGGCCCCAGTCGTCGGCCTGTCTGATTACCTCGACCTCTACGACTTCGTCTTCCATGCGTTCCGAGTCGGAGATATGGAGATCGGGAAGCCTCAGAGCGACCTGGAAAATGACAACAAgctgtcattgatatcaatatgtttGCCATTTCGCGACGTCACGTGATGTTTTGACACAAGCGAAGCTGTCGATGAAGTGGCGATTGTGGCGGGAACCACAGTGGCGGCTGTCAATTAGGAGATAGCGGATGTTGACGCTGAAGCCCACGCACGTGTTTATTGGCCCGTGTACATGACAACGACCCAAGAGAAGGCACTTAGTGTAAAAAGTCAATTAACCCGaggtgcgcatgcgctagggttacagttaTACTGCTGTTTGATTTTGTTgaattaatttatgtatacgcattgcaaattatttatttgcaaaatgtattaatttataGTTGTctgataatttaattaattgcaaatgTATTATATGGTtgcaattttaaattaatattatcaaTTTActttataaaatatttttaatttgtgAAAGTGTTGtgaaattaatttattatgttttgctgaataattattaattacataattaaCTGTAAATGATTATTATGTACTAATTTATCTAGTTATTTATTACTGTGTGCACTttaacacacatacacacacacacacacacacacacacacacacacacacacacacacacacacacacacacacacacacacacacacacacacacacacactgcacacacacacacacacacacacacacacacacacacacacacacacacacacacacacacacactgcacacacacacacacacactgaacacacacacacacacacactgcacacacacacacacacacacacacacacactgcacacacacacacacacacacacacacacacacacacacacacacacacacacacacacacacacacacacacacacactgcacacacacacacacacacacactgcacacacacacacacacacacacacacacacacacacacacacacacacacacacacacacacacacacacacacacacacacacactgcacacacacacacacacacacacacacacacacacacacacacacacacacacacacacacacacacacacacacacacacacacactgcacacacacacacacacacacacacacacacacacacacacacacacacacacacacacacacacacacactgcacacacacacacacacacactgcacacacacacacacacacacacacacacacacacacacacacacacacacacacacacacacacacacacacacacacacactgcacacacacacacacacacacactgcacacacacacacacacacacacacacacacacacacacacacacacacacacacacacacacacacacacacacacactgcacacacacacacacacacacacacacacacacacacacacacacacacacacacacacacacacacacacacacacacacacacacacactgcacacacacacacacacacacacacacacacacacacacacacacacacacacacacactgcacacacactgcacacacacacacacacacacacacacacacacacacacacacacacacacacacaaacacacacacacacacacacacacacacacacacacacacacacacacacacacacatacacacaaacacacacacgcacgcacgcacacacagtcCAATGCCCACTGTcgttatgacgtcataaaattACCTTATCTGTTCCCTACTTGTATTAGAGTCAGATGCATGTACGTATATTAGGAGTAGCTAACGTATGTTCCATAGATAAGACAAAATATGATAGACATAAACCACAATTCTAAAAAGAAGTGCGGTTAGCTAACTAACAAAACGTCAGAAGTCTCTATGTAAGACGTtaagttactgcatgattggtagactattcaatataattgCCACTCAGATCTTGTTGAAAGCACATTGAACATAACCTTGTTAGACataacatagacagacagacagataatgtTCAGCAGATTATTACAATAACAAGTTGACTGAAATATTACAAGCTGACCTAAAAGGGTGTACAAtacatgagattgaagataaacagcaattagtagaacacctgctgcaaccacagtctcattagcacttctttGTGTGCAAGGTCAACAGGAATGCACCTCAACTAAAtaccaacaaggagaccatgcactctCTATGATtatgagaatatgtattgttctgtagcaactttaGCGCCATCAAGACTACTAACGTCTTTAGCTAGATCCGTGATCCCACACTATAAgcatgctaaggctttccaattttgtttccaaccgtcaataattgctgttttcccctTCCCAAACGTCAATATGACGGTACTGatggtactggcgagaacactgcacaacacacaacacaacacacactgcacacacacacgcacacacacacacacacacacacacacacacacacacacaacacacactgcacgcgcgcgcgcgcgcacacacacacacacacacacacacacacacacacacacacacacacacacacagacacaacacacactgcacacacacacacacacacacacacacacacacacacacacacacacacacacacaacacacactgcacacacacacacacacacacacacacacacacacacacacaacgcacactgcacacacacacacacacacacacacacacacacacacaataatcaacataataatttattgtttgttaatattaaataatgattatttacttaatttttatcattttactaattatttcTAAATATTATTAGTCATTAGTATTACTCATgttataaaaataataatgggtACTCATTGCATTCCCATCTGTGCGAGCGAGCACATACTAGACTGATAACTAATGTGTGAAGTACTATGAGTCTAACCTTGATAACCTTGATCAATATTTCACTCAGCTAGATATAGTAGA
Coding sequences:
- the LOC134177472 gene encoding vang-like protein 1, which gives rise to MEDEVVEVEVIRQADDWGQASNVSATTGSRADGGDSASALGRGPFFIHGGDDDDLGHATRAPLCGCHYFWSLTIGCLALLTPIVFVCAPLSPSWEVATETKSECNNECGTLIVSFGVRLLVLFVGVCVLLLRKPRATGPSIHRMRSLALLLCVVVLVAYWLFFGLVLAGEKEPDYNVILRFANSLLDAELFLHYVAVIMIEIGRLRARYNVKVTRNSDGWSRSYNVGRQSVQETAYDVVNAYYRDFPDAHASMLAFARQSSPRAYKNHVSGLKFYDIDVIGEADPTSVSISSRSRRPPSNSRRGGKSRRVNLDERVAEESENEKKIERRRARLIAAVDESFNLIKPTRATGGAMMGADEAAAAIFPSMARALQKYLRATRQQSRHSAESVVNHLSRCLRLDMSSRAFLQRYFAVPTTLEIERERDREADGDATPHSWRLLDQSGGRAISGGLEFRLQNVEVSLIVEISDLPELRIIKGKEYGRGFHLKVNSETTV
- the LOC134177477 gene encoding palmitoyltransferase ZDHHC3-like; the protein is MGFVFRNDPCGVACVVVTFLLVLYADFVVVKVLVPSYETSSWSTVHSLVFNIIVVLIIISHVRAVLGDPGQVPLASTKLDFSEVRLGGQSKDDSSDDSLVKTSWTLCSKCETYRPPRAHHCRTCRRCIRKMDHHCPWINNCVGEFNQKYFLLFLLYTGVGCAYAFILTIACWITQFGHKQVDSSSSIVCSMFLIIECVLFFLFVILIGCDQIQGIFEDSTQVEQVQRKMPHRSPKSKMALLTEVFGRGRKCLWLLPVAPRLSNSTSSHHWDA